The Triticum dicoccoides isolate Atlit2015 ecotype Zavitan chromosome 6A, WEW_v2.0, whole genome shotgun sequence genome has a window encoding:
- the LOC119318762 gene encoding mexicain-like encodes MAREIAIIILMAVVLAAAMVVASSMDITARDLTSEESLWALYERWCEHHNVRRDLGDKAMRFSVFKENARMIHKFNQGDAPYKLSLNLFGDMTDEEEVDHMHGRCSDRVSDGGKRRQGRFTHGAVAARNDFPRFVDWRMIGYDERPPAVTNMKIQRGCGACWAFAVAAAVEGINSIRTRSLKLSVQQLIDCDKRSFGCRNGRVASAFKYIIDNGGIATEADYPYIAGEHGYCLVPKRKNPVVTIDDFKWVPNNDEVALLQAVAAQPVVEVVDTRSFRRYGGGVFVGPCGTNQTHRMTVVGYGTTDEHDPKKRIDYWIIKNSWGEKWGENGYIRMARGAGPAKKGLCGILVHASYPVKYK; translated from the coding sequence ATGGCAAGAGAAATTGCAATAATAATACTCATGGCCGTTGTGCTTGCTGCCGCTATGGTGGTGGCGAGCTCTATGGACATCACTGCTAGAGACTTGACGTCAGAGGAGTCCCTATGGGCACTATACGAGCGCTGGTGTGAGCATCACAATGTGAGGCGCGACCTTGGTGACAAGGCCATGCGCTTCAGCGTATTCAAGGAGAACGCTCGCATGATCCACAAATTCAACCAAGGTGACGCACCCTACAAGCTAAGCCTCAACCTCTTTGGTGACATGACCGATGAAGAAGAGGTTGACCACATGCACGGTCGCTGCTCTGACCGCGTGTCAGATGGCGGGAAGCGACGCCAAGGCCGGTTCACACACGGTGCCGTTGCAGCGCGCAACGACTTCCCGAGGTTCGTAGATTGGCGGATGATAGGGTATGACGAACGTCCGCCGGCAGTGACAAACATGAAGATCCAGAGAGGGTGCGGAGCTTGTTGGGCCTTCGCGGTGGCGGCAGCAGTGGAGGGCATCAATTCCATAAGGACCAGGAGTCTGAAGTTGTCCGTGCAGCAGCTCATAGACTGTGACAAGAGAAGTTTTGGATGTCGTAACGGCAGAGTGGCATCGGCCTTCAAGTACATTATCGACAACGGCGGCATCGCCACAGAGGCTGACTACCCATACATTGCCGGTGAGCATGGCTATTGCTTGGTGCCAAAAAGAAAGAACCCCGTTGTCACCATCGACGACTTCAAATGGGTGCCGAATAATGATGAGGTGGCATTGCTGCAGGCAGTGGCGGCCCAACCCGTCGTTGAGGTGGTTGACACAAGGAGCTTCCGACGTTATGGAGGAGGTGTCTTTGTGGGTCCGTGTGGGACGAATCAGACCCACAGAATGACGGTGGTGGGCTATGGCACCACTGATGAGCATGACCCCAAGAAACGCATAGATTACTGGATAATAAAAAACTCATGGGGAGAAAAATGGGGTGAAAACGGCTACATCCGTATGGCCCGTGGTGCCGGTCCCGCCAAGAAGGGCTTATGTGGCATCCTGGTGCATGCATCGTACCCAGTGAAATATaagtaa